The Actinomycetota bacterium sequence GGAAATCGCAGGCGGAGGAGAGGCGGAGAAAGAATTCCCAGTCCTCGAGGACGGTAAGGCTCTCGTCGAAGCCCTCCGTGCCCTCCAGGAGTTTGCGGGAATGCATGAAGGTGACTCCATGAATGAAGTTGTTGGCGTGGAGGAGTTCACGCTGGAAATCGAAGTCGAAGAGGACTTTCTTGAGCGCGCGCACCCACTGTCGTCCCTTCCTCTCCATCACCGCGAGGTGGCTGTCCGTGTAGCCCGCCGGTGCCCCCTCTCCCTCCAGGGCATCGACAAGCACCTCGACGTGACAGGGGTAAAAGATGTCGTCATCATCCAGGTAACAGATGTAATCTCCGTGCGCCAGGGAGAGCCCCACGTTCCTCGCCCCCGCCAGGCCGCGGTTCTCCTCGTTGCGGTGGTGGGTTATCCTGGAGTCGCGGAAACCCTCGAGGACCCGGGCCACGTCTTCCCCCGCGTCGTTGACCACGATGACCTCCAGGTTTTCGTATGTCTGGTCGAGCACGCTCCGCACGGCCTCCCCGAGCATGTGAGGGCGGTCCTTGGTGGGGATGATCACGCTCACCAGCGGTTCCTTCTCCCGCGAGCGGAGGTAATGGAGGAATTCCGGGCGCGGCCGGGTGCGGTTCTTGCGGTACGAGATCTCGACCGGCGAACGGGGGTGGAGGCCGCACGCCTCCATGATCCCGGACGTAGCTTTCTCCCACGTGAGGCGGTCCCGCCAGTGGCGGTATGCCTCCTCCCCCAGCGCCTGCCTGCGGGGAGCGTCATCAAGGAGCGCGGCAAGCGCGCGGGCAAGGGGGCCGTCTTTCCCGGCACGGTGAGGGGGGGATCCCTCGCCGTTTTCCCGCGCGGCTTCTCCAGAGGGGATTTCACGGCAGGAAACGCCTCTTCCGCCGGGCTTGCCCAGGATCTTCCATAGGGGAGCGAGGAAATGCGGGCCCTGCGCCTTGCTCCCCTCTCCTGCACATATAGAGAGATCGCCAGAGGCGGACCACTCCACGCCTACGCCGCCGGGAGGAAGGTCCTCCGCTCCCGGCCCTGCGTAGAGGTAGGGCAGGCGGTGCGCCGCAGCTTCGGCCATCCTCACGTAGGCCCGCTCCAGGTCCTGGTAGACGAGGAGGAGGTCCGCGGCCTCCAGGGCCGCTTTCTCCACCGCCTCGTCGGCCCACGGCAGCACCAGCATGCGCCCTTCTTCCCCGCACAAGGAAACGAGCTCCTCGCGGTGCTTCCCGTCCATCCCCCACCCCAGGACCAGGAGAGCCCAGTCGCCGGGCACGGAAAGGATGGCGCGCACGGCATCCGCGAGCCGCTCGTACTCCTCCCGTTCGTAGAAGGAAAGGATGAGCGTCCTGGTCCAGGGGATCATGAGCCGCCGCCGCAGGTCACAGGCGGCGGGGACGTAATCCACGCCCGGGGGAAGCGGCAGGAAGGGCACCCCGCTCTCCCGGAGGAATTCCTTCGCGTAAGGCCGTCCACGCATGTAGAGCACCTTGCCCGCGCATGCCAGGGAGGTCTCGGCCTCCTTTTTCAGGACAGCGTTCCGGGAGAGTGCACGGTACTGTTTCCCGTCCAGGAAAGGGAGAAAGACGGCCTTCTGCGGGGAAAGACTGCCCGCGGCGCGCAGGGCCCATCCCCCGATCCTCCCGCAGACCAGGACGGCCCTGTAATCGGACAACGACATGAGTCTTGCGAGCTTCTCCTCATAGTCCGCGAGCTTAATGGCCCCCTCCACCTGCCCCCCCAGCTCGTGGAGGTAGGCTCCGTTCCAGTAATCGTATTCCCTGAAACGGAAGGGGACCGCCACCTCCACGAAGAACCCGCGCAGGGCCAACTCCTGCGAGAGCCGCGCCGGGAAGCGCGCCCCCTCCCCCTCCTCGGGGAAGAAGGCATCTGCTATGATGAGCACCTCGTCCACCCCCGCGAGGCGCGGCTGCTCCTCGCCCAGCACCTTCCTCGCCCACTCCAGGTCGTAGGGGTCGTAGGACTCGCGGTTCGCGAACCACACGGGAGCGGCGTTCTCACCATGGGACCTCGCCCTCGCCGTGATACTTGCCACGTGCCTGCGGTAGAGCATGTAGGCGCCGGTGAGTCTCTTGAAGGAGAAGCCGTGGCGCGCCGCCCTGAGCCAGAAGTACCAGTCGTCGTATACCGTTTTTCCGACCAGGTAGCCTCCCAGGATATGGAACATCTTCTTTCTGTACAACGACTGGTTGAGCACGAAATTCCAGTACTTCAGCATGTCGGGGTCGAATTCCGGCGGCATGAAGAAAGAGGTGTCGCCCTCGAAGTTCTGGTAGGGGAAGTAGACGACGTCCGTTTCGGGGTGCTCGTCGAGGTAGGTCGCGCCGATTTCCAGGAACCTCTCCGAGAGCATATCGTCGGAGTCGAAGTTCAGGTAGTAGTCTCCCCTGGCGATGTTGAACCCGGCGTTGCGCGAGGCGGGTATACCCTGGTGCGGCAGGTCCAGA is a genomic window containing:
- a CDS encoding glycosyltransferase — encoded protein: MELTRNFEEDKRPRVSVTILLYTGYGKYLHESLGSLARQTYRDFEVILVNDGSEDDTPQVAREMMERYRGEMRISLLDLPHQGIPASRNAGFNIARGDYYLNFDSDDMLSERFLEIGATYLDEHPETDVVYFPYQNFEGDTSFFMPPEFDPDMLKYWNFVLNQSLYRKKMFHILGGYLVGKTVYDDWYFWLRAARHGFSFKRLTGAYMLYRRHVASITARARSHGENAAPVWFANRESYDPYDLEWARKVLGEEQPRLAGVDEVLIIADAFFPEEGEGARFPARLSQELALRGFFVEVAVPFRFREYDYWNGAYLHELGGQVEGAIKLADYEEKLARLMSLSDYRAVLVCGRIGGWALRAAGSLSPQKAVFLPFLDGKQYRALSRNAVLKKEAETSLACAGKVLYMRGRPYAKEFLRESGVPFLPLPPGVDYVPAACDLRRRLMIPWTRTLILSFYEREEYERLADAVRAILSVPGDWALLVLGWGMDGKHREELVSLCGEEGRMLVLPWADEAVEKAALEAADLLLVYQDLERAYVRMAEAAAHRLPYLYAGPGAEDLPPGGVGVEWSASGDLSICAGEGSKAQGPHFLAPLWKILGKPGGRGVSCREIPSGEAARENGEGSPPHRAGKDGPLARALAALLDDAPRRQALGEEAYRHWRDRLTWEKATSGIMEACGLHPRSPVEISYRKNRTRPRPEFLHYLRSREKEPLVSVIIPTKDRPHMLGEAVRSVLDQTYENLEVIVVNDAGEDVARVLEGFRDSRITHHRNEENRGLAGARNVGLSLAHGDYICYLDDDDIFYPCHVEVLVDALEGEGAPAGYTDSHLAVMERKGRQWVRALKKVLFDFDFQRELLHANNFIHGVTFMHSRKLLEGTEGFDESLTVLEDWEFFLRLSSACDFLHVERITAEFRHRNDLSNMRSYRWDEFPAVVERIDRKHGGRVAEARKCLTAQLYRDGLPPLRGEDTEDIKRQLVEAWERRLVESYEAHLRDGDIYGRALSHLRRGMLGKPVNAPLYHYAARAAVEAGEFIMALDFLDGALFADPSYTPALQDLCIVERRVRGGLKWAETHMERLRGKAG